From the genome of Cololabis saira isolate AMF1-May2022 chromosome 4, fColSai1.1, whole genome shotgun sequence:
AAAGGGGAcagaataaatgaaaagaccaaGCTTTTTATGACGCCAACTTAAAATGAAGGTGACAACTCATTTTCCAAATGAGTAACAGCGGCTGTACATGTAACTAGAAGTGACAGCGGCTGTCTTTGCTGTTGGCATTATTTAAGagtattgtgaggaagggagagCTGTCATTTCCAGGGATGGGGGGAACTGGAATGATGAAGGACGGGAGATGACAGAAGATCcagcaaaataaaagaaaacagtgatgGACTGATGTGTGGGTTAATGAGAAGATGATGTGCAGAGAAGCTTTACAGACAGCTCATTCAGATAGTTACCAAGAGCCTGGActacgcacgcacacgcacgcacaagcTTCATTTGCCAGCGTAGCTTACCTTTAGGGATTCAAAAAGGTTTCCAACAAAAAAGAGGTTCTTCATCGTGTCAGCGGCAGACAGAGTCATTACGATGGCTTTCCGCATGAGGCAGTCAGCGTGCTCTCCAGTGAAACTGATGTCCAGGTCCAAATACGACCTTTAAAAAACAGAGACAACCAAAACAGGACAAAAGATGCTTtaaaacatcaacaacagacatCATTACTTTTGAACTCTGCCACTACTCTACTTGCCTCGGTTATACCTCTGTAATAGATAAACCACATCAAATAATTATTATGTTGAGTTATTCATGTTCAAGTCTGAGCATATACATCTGCTGTTTCACCTGTGAGTGTTGTGTTTtacattagttttttttttgtcatgtcaTGTTCagcaaatgttattttttttaatgttttggtgttaTTGCCTGGGTTTTCCTGCTAATCAGTCACAAAAACCTGACATTTCATCCATGAAAAAAAGGTATAGCTGATCAAAAGTTAAGTATTaacaattttctttttagtatttttaaCAGGAATCtgcaaaagttgagaaaattaACCTTAATTTTATAGATATGTCAAAGAGAAGGATGAATACCCTCAAGTGGCCATGGAACGTGACTTCTGATCGGCTCACAGAAGATTCTGGTGAACCATCAGGTGGTTCAGAAAGCATATCTCTGTTTTGTACAGCAAAGGACCTGCTGTGGATCTTGACTTGACTCTAACGCACCAAAACATCTTCTACAGAAGAAGTCCGTAGATAGACTCATCTACCTGGGCTCAAATGGGCAAGATGGTGTTATGGTAGCAGTTTTCTGAAAGTGGATATGGTTCGCCTTGACTTCTTGAAGGTTTTACATGTTGTGAGGCTGCAACACATGTGGGTCTTACAGTCATGAGTCAAGGGTCCCTTTTTTGGAGAAGGGAGGCTGTGAGGGGCTGTTCTGTTACAGGCATCACAGTCCACAGCCTCCCTTTGAAGGTCTACGCCTGGGCGATGGAGAAGAGAGCAGAGTTGACAGTTGAAGCTCAGAATTCAGGTGGAACAATGCTAGTTCTGTCCTGTCTCTGGAAATGTGGACTGAGTCGGTACCCCTACTAGAGTTCTGGAGGAGGCATGGGAatctgttaaaggagcttgaggccggattgtggcaggatttatgaaaaaaatctgtatacattttaagttttctagtaataatgtcagatgaagcgttccaaacccaaaagaatgagccctctagtgtatctctccgttgccttgaacaggctgtgtgctgcaaaatgtgctgcaattcggtcccgaatttcccacgctgggctgcggatgtgacgtcacatgacgctgcatgtgcgttctcccagttctcccgtgccggcttcactgttggctgcagtacccccaacggccgtcgtggtgaagggtggcgctagagagtctcatttcttaaaaggagcctcatgctcctttaaagtgctttacgtGCTTTGTGGATTTGCAACAGGGATTCCACTGTGTTGTTTGTCATATTTGTTGCAGGTGGGAGCTGGACTGTCACTGCTGTCCTTCGTCAGCATTTCTGTTCacaatgtttaaaaacaaacggtgGAGGGACTAGAGATAGTTCTCTTATCTGAGAAGAGCTTGTGGTTAaaccgctgctcctccacactgAGATCAACCAGCTCAGGTGATTTGGACATATGGTTACGATGCCTCCTGGAAGCCTCCTTGGAGAGGTGTTTTGTCCAACTGGAGACCCTAAGGCAGACCCAGGACCTGCTGGAGAGATTTCATGTCTTAGCTTGCCGGGGAACTTGGAGAGCTGGCTAGGGAGAGGGAGATCTGGGCCTTCTAACTAAGGGTGCTGCTCCGAATGACCCCAACTCAGATAATTGGAAGGtaatgaaaggatggatggatggatggactatgaaaaaaaagaaaaaaggaagttcTTTACAAAATAATGAGATCTTACTTGAAGGGATGTTGTCCATCTCCCCAGCTGAGGGCGTGAAGGAGCTGGTAGTAGATGCGCACTGAGATGGTGAAGCACATGACCGCCAGGGAGACCGTGGAGACCACGGTGATGATGCTGAGCTGGAACAAGGACAGTAAGCCCACCACTATCCCTGTGAGCACCACACCGGTTCTCTCCGTATCCTTCCAGTAGATCAGATCCATCACTGAAACACGAGGCAGGTGGTTGGAGGAAGAAGGTCATAAAtggtacaaaacaaaaacatcacatTAACTCCTCGGTGACTTTATTTTTGGGGAGAGGCATAAAAGGAGCGTGCACCAGCTCAAGGGGACAGGATGAAGGTCAGAGAGGTAGAAAAAACATTAGACAAAGATGAATTTCAAGCctcaaatgggaaaaaaaacattcagctGCTAGAGTGCAGGGACACGTCAGGCTTCGGCCTCGACTAAATTTAGACATCAAATAAGAGAAGGGAGCGAGCAGTCGAGGAGAGTTTAAATGCAGCCTTTCACAGCACCTGCCGTCAGACGTCAGGCCGTCAGCAGCCATCTCTCCACACCCCGTTGGGTTCTCTCTCTATCATCTGGCAAAAAAGCTGCCACGGAGACTCAGGCATCCACAGAGTCATGCCCTACTAGACTGGAGAACTTTCATTTCTACATCTGACTTGTTTATgggaaagaaaaactttgcatttcCATCTTTAAAGAACAGCAGTAGTTGTTAACAGCTGTGTACCAACAAGGCGCTCTCTGGTCCTCTGTGCTCAGACAGAGGGAGGTCTTTGTGCCTTTGTTTCAGTGAAACGCTGAGTCTCAGCAGAGGAATACAGGGAAGCCTCTTTGAACAGAGTGCGCAGGCAGCAGGTGGGCTATTTATAAACGCTGCCACACACAATTAATACCCACGATGACCCTGGAGCACACCTGTCCCATGTGTTAGCGACTGTCAGTCTGTGAAAGAGATACTCAGACATCCGGTATGTGACCACTTTATCATCATAATATAGAAGCAGCAGTAATAAAACAACACTTTGGTCCCAGAGAGGTCTAATCTGGAGAAAAGGTTTACGTAATAACAAAAAGACACGGACGGCAGAACTAGCTATACTTATACCACAGCGGAGCAGCGATGCAGCAGTGAAAGGCATGGACATGATTCATCTATAGGAGGCGAAGCATATTTTAAACCCTTGTGACGATACCACTGGAATAATAAAACTTGCATTACAGCAGCAGAGGGCGTGGAATAAGCATTTAAAACAGACACTTTCCAGGTTTTAATCAAAAGTAACAAAGTCCAGAAACCATTTCTTTAAACAACTCAGAACAGGCTTTCACCTTTCAAGCCATAAGagcaatatattttcaaaatacttataaataaaatagcaAAGCAGCTTAGAGCAGAGGTTTCAACACCTTGAATACTTATTTTGTGCTTCTGTTTCCTTTAGAGACAGAGAAATAAAAGGTTTTATTGGATGTTAAAAAAAGCTGTCATGTTTTAGAGGGTGTATTTTAAACAATGACATTTTAATGTCTTAACTCATCCACATCTCAATGTTTAAACAATACCTGTCTAGTGACTTGTTATTCACACCCAAAACAATGCGCCGTGCACTTCCCAGTCAGCTCATGAGTCAGAGCAGCCTCGACCTTCGGGGAGCGAAGGCGTAAAAGTCGGGCCGGAGATGTTGGCAAAACCTACGGGAGTCACGAGGTTTTGAAAAACGTACAATTAAAAACTACAATGCCATTTCCTCAGACACCTCCAGATCACGAGACCGGGTCCCGCCTCGTCACTGAAGCGAAGCCAAGAGTACAAACACTTAGCTAGGGCCACTGATAATGACTGTTTTTAAGGTAAGAGCATTTCAGGTgatacaaacaaaataaaataatctttaCGCAATGGTATTGcagcgatttaaaaaaaaaaaaaaggttccaaTGATAAATTTCTAAATAAGCATGTGAGtgtctaaaaaaaagaaagataaaggTGCTGGTGTATGCCAGAATACCTGTCCTTATTCTAACATAAATGGccggatgatgatggtgatcatCTCAGCATCAGTAGGCTACATAAAagcgcttcttttttttttaaacaagacaTTTGTCACCTTTTTTCTGTTACAAGTTGACGTTATTTCCTTATGTCTACATAAAAGATCTTACTTTTCAGCCATACTAACGTCCTACTTCCTACTGAAGTCGTGGGTGGAGATGGTGGCGATCAAGACGATCAGTAACCAATGAGCAGTGATCGCCGTTAATTATTGCTTAGATGCGTGAGCTGCTCacaaaaatcacatttcttttgcAACAAGGCATTTAACTAACAATCCAGTTAATTCACCAACACAAAGATGAATAATGTGGCATATTGAGTCTTTATTTCAAGATGACTAATTGTAGTTCTAAGCTCTAAATTCATTTCACTTCACTCAGGTCATTCGGATCAAAACCATGTccaaaaaagccccaaaaaacGTCAAATTActccaaaataaaatactttttacaTGCTTTTCAGCCTCAAGCGTAAACACAAAGACATAAGATAACCCCGACGCCAAAGCTGCTAGACCCGATGCCGACTGTCTGCCAGCGGCAGCACAACAGCACAGGTTAAACTCATTTGAATGGCAGGTGCTCATTAGAATTAAACCACTGATAGAGACACTATTGAGCTTCGTCTGCAGCCCATCGGTCTGAAGTCAAACACACATGCGGGTGCTGTCGTCTCCAGAGACCCGGTTTGTAAACTGATAAGAGAAAGTGGCCTTTACTCCTCAACACCAAAGCTCATGAATCTGCTGCTCAAGATGTTGTTTTCCGTCTGTTCTTCCACCTCCCTGCCGCTTGGTTTGAACATAAATCGAAACTTTTTGCAGGGGGTTGTCAGTCACTTTAAACACCCAAAGGGGCGATATGATCCGCTTTTACTTGAATGCCGAATCTCTCACCTTTACTGGCCATTTTGGTTCCGTCTCCAGAGTCTCCCATGACACCGTCTGTTCCTCTCTGTGTCCCCGCTGTACTCCCCTTGCCCCTCTGAGCTGTTTTTGGCGACCCACTGCTCACTCAGCACTCCAAAGGCCTGACAgcccaaaataatcttgtttgCAGCACCGCCCACTACTCCTCCAAGATTCATAAAGCTGCATGCATGACGGGATTATTCGCAATTCAGTCACTTTTGTCTAATTCAATCACAAATTGAAGTGAACTGAATGAGTTCACGCATTAATTTAAAGCCAGATTAGGACTGGTTTTCAGAATTAAGTATCATTCAGCACTTGACACAGGAGAACCTGGATCAATTTTCTTTCATGTCACCGAGCCCAATCCTTCTGTGCGTGTAATGCTGACAAGAAACATAAGAGCAGCTTATTTTACATTTATcccacatgattttttttttgtgcttgaaAATTCTTCTCAATAACATCttaataatcttgtaaaaactCCTATtctgatacttttctgtaaattTGATTGCTTGTTTGTGTATTTGAAATGCAGCAAAATATGTGAATACTGAAACAACCGAACGAAATACACAGatcaagtaaataaaataataaaatttgaAACTTAGCATTTCTTTTAAGCCATACAGGTTCATCTTAACACCCCTTTTTGCGCAAATCAAGAAAGTTTTTaaggttttattgttttaacacAACCAGCACATAACCAAAATAATAAATCAACacactttttaaataaagaGTATAGTCAACGCCATTTAAAGCCCTCCCAAAAAAGGCTTTCCAGTTTGATACCCTTCCCaggcaaaaacaacaaataaaagaagCATGCTGCTCCAGCAGGTATACATTATGTGATCTCACCTTAAACTTTGTCATTAGCCTGACTACGCATTCATCAACAGTCTGGGGGTTTACGGCCCCCCTACGTCACCTAAAATAAGCCTAAGCTCCATTCTGATACAGCAACATTCCTCTTTAAGTGTCGTCAAGCTAGAAAACTGAGTCTTATCTCTTGGGCTCCCTTTCTCTGAGTCTCTTTGAGCCTTAGAAACTGCCAACAAACTCCCACAAATCTGCATATAAACAaaccccctctctctctgtgtaAACTTCAAACACGCCGACGGCTCCAATGGAGGGCCAGTCAAAAAAAGTCGGCCCGAGCCAGGAATGCTTTCCTCACAATCAGCCAGTCATTCCAAAAAATCCCGGGAGAGAGAGTTACTATGGAGATGCGTGGACAGCCAGGGCTTCCGGCAGGCCGTCTTTGTCTGCATGTGCCTgaaggtgcatgctgggagtgaaATCTGATATTGTCTTTGATTAAAGCATTGATTTATCTGCCGAGTGGAAGGATCTCTTTGAGCAAAGAcaaagatggagagatggagggatgaagaggAATGGCAGTCAAGGAAATTAACTCATATCAACATAAGTGGGGGATAATTTTGTACCTCCTATGAAGGTGCATGTCGCCTGGTCTTCTGTTAGGTCGACTGCTGAAAACCAGTGATCGCTGACCAGCTGTTCCTGAGAGTTGAAGCCAACGACAGCGGCTGAACCCGCTGGGCCTCTGGGTCGCACAGATGTGAGTAACTTGACTGAAATGGTTTCCCTGGTGATGGGAGATTCAGGTTCAGGGGCTGGTGAGGCCATCGCTGCTGGAAAACAGAGGATGAAATCACTGTGGGGATGAGATCACTGCATAAATCACACTTCCGTGACTGtggaataacattttttttaaaaagcattacgTTCAGAATTCTACTGTAAATAAGCTGACTTAGTTCCTGGGTTGACTTCACCAGAGAGGTATATAATAATGTGCcctgtatttgatttatggtcTGTTTTGAATAGCATGACATCCACTAAATCAACTGGAAAATCAGATGATAAGATGCCGGGACGTTTCCATGCAGAGAGAGGTCGTAAACTCTTCtgggtccttttttttaaaattagaaCTCTCTGACTTTTTGATTAAGTCGTTATGACTAAATCAAATGATGTATGCTTCATGAACAAAGGTCATGTAAGTCTTTATAATCAGCTCTGGGCGTATAAAAGCATACAGATGACTGCAGACAGCAAATGAACTGAAAGACCACTGAAACCCAAATACTACTAGAGAAATAAAACCAGACTTTTTCCTATTTACTGAAGAATTTCACTCTGATTAGAGGTAAAGTAgtgggtagggctgggcgatatatcgagatgttaatatatatcgatatattttcaaatacgATATGGTaccagacaatatcgtttatatcgattaaaaaaaaaaaaaaaaaaaaaaacattttttttttttttacatttttttttaatgattttgatataccttattttgtgacaaattgacttgaatgttttatttgagatttacacaaatgttttgttatttgcacaactgtcaacctcagtggaaaagtctgcctgttactgtctacattgtattaattgcacagtgtattttaatgtaattgttatgcaggaaagggatatttgttttattttcttcaagaagcatttttattctatatatgcaggcagtttatttttatttcatttgttttatacattttgatattgtgcagacctctgttaataaaaggtacctgtgtgacatttggcacgaggctttgtattaaaactgactgtttctttaagggtttgcctcagaaaaaaatgaagctaacagagatgctatgctataatgctttgggggaaaccccaaaaacagaaaaaatatcgagatatatatcgagtatcgccatttagctagaaaatatcgagatatgacttttggtccatatcgcccagccctagtagtgGGTATTACATACATCACATAACACTGAAATAAACTCCATAACTGCTAACAAGCTATTTGACTCGAAACCAAGACAGTCCAGAATCCACAATACTTAAGTTTTCAATTTTATGAGGTgaaaatttggggaaaaaaacgcttttctttttacaaaacataaataaatcctCTATTTTATTCCCAAAATCTGTATCTTGTATTTCTCACCCTGAATCAACTCTGAGGGGCTCTGTTGCTGAGATGACTGGGTCTCAGAGGGAGGTTGGACGTTCTGGCCTTCACTCTCCTCTCTTGGGACGTGTGAGTTTCTCTCTTGAGTTTCTGGGTCCAGGTTCTGAGGAGAGGGCTGATCTGTAATAGTCCCAATCGGATCCCTTTCCCTTCGTCCCCCAGGACTCCCTGTCCTCGCCTCGACCCTCTCCTGGTCTGTCCTGTCAGAtgtttcctcttcttcctcttgacCGAGGAAGGCTTGCGGGTCCCAGTCTACATCGGGGGAGTCCAACAGTGTTTCCAGCGTGTCTGTACGGATCAAAGGGGTGCGACCTGCCCGAGGGCCGACCCTGCGTCGGTCACGGTGGTGTCGCGATGGCCCCACTGCCTCGGCATCGGCGATGGCGATGTAAGAGAAAGTCAGCTCGAAGGAGTTCTGAC
Proteins encoded in this window:
- the LOC133441766 gene encoding reticulon-2-like codes for the protein MGDSGDGTKMASKVMDLIYWKDTERTGVVLTGIVVGLLSLFQLSIITVVSTVSLAVMCFTISVRIYYQLLHALSWGDGQHPFKSYLDLDISFTGEHADCLMRKAIVMTLSAADTMKNLFFVGNLFESLKFLFLLYLVTYLGHLCNGLTLLIISVIVLFSLPLFYQRRQEEMDGYIAKVQGRIDSIKDTLQRLATGGGPPADSTPGGAKPKGQ
- the LOC133442529 gene encoding reticulon-2-like, producing the protein MGQVLGFSHCQEYGSVASTPDSTPPCTDGGNEESEIYELQTAREWSDDEETGDPDDDDGLASSPSVWGTPRQNSFELTFSYIAIADAEAVGPSRHHRDRRRVGPRAGRTPLIRTDTLETLLDSPDVDWDPQAFLGQEEEEETSDRTDQERVEARTGSPGGRRERDPIGTITDQPSPQNLDPETQERNSHVPREESEGQNVQPPSETQSSQQQSPSELIQAAMASPAPEPESPITRETISVKLLTSVRPRGPAGSAAVVGFNSQEQLVSDHWFSAVDLTEDQATCTFIGEILPLGR